A window from Littorina saxatilis isolate snail1 linkage group LG9, US_GU_Lsax_2.0, whole genome shotgun sequence encodes these proteins:
- the LOC138976468 gene encoding uncharacterized protein, producing the protein MRKKANDTFDDLEQCLKKRRQKVNELIQAEEDAVMTSLAELEKWRAALALNAASVGNVLLSASEGSLLGMMKSLTSRLDDLESQTGTTRKMKVKDLTLDLQKLGQLRADIASLGQMTKPTTTPTTLQQPTQPSPATSTATSATTPRTADKPRKAALAKVLRVGDRVKPGPDWLYAPQDKKGTVTAIPSRLAVQRGGRVDVQWDGGREDCCWMGRDGRYHLDLL; encoded by the exons ATGCGTAAAAAGGCCAATGACACGTTCGATGACCTTGAGCAGTGCTTGAAGAAGCGACGTCAGAAGGTCAACGAGCTGATACAGGCTGAGGAAGACGCCGTCATGACGTCACTGGCGGAGCTGGAGAAATGGCGGGCGGCCTTAGCACTAAACGCAGCCAGCGTAGGAAATGTGTTGCTGTCAGCGTCTGAAGGGTCTCTGCTGGGGATGATGAAAAGTCTGACGTCACGCCTGGACGACCTGGAGTCACAGACCGGAACGACACGCAAGATGAAGGTCAAAGACTTGACCTTGGACCTCCAGAAACTGGGTCAACTGAGGGCTGACATTGCCTCTCTGG GTCAGATGACAAAACCCACCACAACACCGACAACCTTACAGCAGCCTACACAGCCATCACCAGCCACATCTACAGCGACATCAGCGACAACACCACGGACTGCAGACAAACCCAGAAAGGCGGCGCTGGCCAAAGTACTGAGAGTAGGGGACCGGGTCAAACCGGGACCGGACTGGCTTTATGCCCCACAG gACAAGAAAGGCACAGTGACGGCCATCCCGTCAAGACTAGCAGTACAGCGGGGAGGCAGGGTGGACGTGCAGTGGGATGGTGGACGTGAAGACTGTTGCTGGATGGGACGTGATGGCCGGTATCACCTGGACCTGCTGTGA
- the LOC138976466 gene encoding transcription intermediary factor 1-beta-like — MAAASTTSSSELPECPVCHDGYKEPKILPCTHLACKKCVVSWLQKAGVKGGCPLCRAPILPSTSRGQLDLDTLVNDLPTDLATMALVDSHKVLSGQHVCMVCDNNIAATSFCLQCDVKICKACIRTHKNIPLTRKHVIEDLNKLSPQRLAEINRATCNVHDDRPAEVYCSTHQELICMLCATTNHRSCAEVKAIPDVATEKRRELEQQAQRLRDRATALATEIQEVTNTFKVMRKKANDTFDDLEQCLKKRRQKVNELIQAEEDAAMTSLAELEKWRAALALNAASVGNVLLSASGGSLLGMMKGLTSRLDDLESQTGTTRKMEVKDLTLDLQKLDQLRADIASVGQMTKPTTTPTTLQQPTQPSPATSTGTSATTPRTAYKPRKAALAKVLKVGDRVKPGPDWPSLYGSKDKKGTVTAIPSRLAVQFFWDPHGMVDVQWDGGDEDRHSMGRDGRYHLDLL, encoded by the exons ATGGCCGCCGCTTCAACCACCAGTAGCAGTGAGCTGCCAGAATGCCCTGTCTGCCATGACGGCTATAAAGAGCCAAAGATACTGCCGTGTACACACCTAGCGTGCAAAAAGTGCGTCGTGTCGTGGCTGCAGAAGGCAGGGGTCAAGGGAGGCTGTCCGCTCTGCAGGGCCCCCATTCTGCCGTCCACCAGCCGAGGTCAACTTGACCTTGACACTCTGGTCAATGACCTGCCCACTGACCTGGCCACAATGGCTTTGGTGGACAGTCACAAAGTGCTCAGCGGTCAGCATGTCTGCATGGTCTGTGACAACAACATAGCTGCAACGTCATTCTGCTTGCAGTGTGACGTCAAGATCTGCAAAGCTTGTATAAGGACTCACAAGAACATACCCTTAACCAGGAAACACGTCATTGAAGACTTAAACAAACTCAGCCCGCAGCGGTTGGCTGAGATAAACCGTGCAACATGTAACGTGCACGATGATAGGCCGGCTGAGGTGTATTGCTCCACCCACCAGGAGCTCATTTGCATGTTGTGTGCGACAACCAATCACCGCAGCTGTGCAGAGGTGAAGGCCATCCCAGACGTGGCgacagagaagagaagagaactgGAACAACAGGCACAGAGACTGAGGGACAGAGCGACAGCATTGGCAACGGAG ATCCAAGAGGTCACGAACACTTTCAAGGTCATGCGTAAAAAGGCCAATGACACGTTTGATGACCTTGAGCAGTGCTTGAAGAAGCGACGTCAGAAGGTCAACGAGCTGATACAGGCTGAGGAAGACGCCGCCATGACGTCACTGGCGGAGCTGGAGAAATGGCGGGCGGCCTTAGCACTAAACGCAGCCAGCGTAGGAAATGTGTTGCTGTCAGCGTCTGGAGGGTCTCTGCTGGGGATGATGAAAGGTCTGACGTCACGCCTCGACGACCTGGAGTCACAGACCGGAACGACACGCAAGATGGAGGTAAAAGACTTGACCTTGGACCTCCAGAAACTGGATCAACTGAGGGCCGACATTGCCTCTGTGG GTCAGATGACAAAACCCACCACAACACCGACAACCTTACAGCAGCCTACACAGCCATCACCAGCCACATCTACAGGGACATCAGCGACAACACCACGGACTGCATACAAACCCAGAAAGGCGGCGCTGGCCAAAGTACTGAAAGTAGGGGACCGGGTCAAACCGGGACCGGACTGGCCTTCTTTGTATGGCTCTAAG gACAAGAAAGGCACAGTGACGGCCATCCCGTCAAGACTAGCAGTACAGTTTTTCTGGGATCCACACGGCATGGTGGACGTGCAGTGGGATGGTGGAGATGAAGATAGGCACAGTATGGGACGTGATGGCCGGTATCACCTGGACCTGCTGTGA